The nucleotide sequence AAAAGCGAGGGTGTAAAAAAGATTGTGTAAATGGCCATTCAGGGGTACACCGTGACCCCACCCATTAAAAGGAGCTCATATAGCCATTGAAAAAGATCTACTTGACCGCCTGCTTGCTGACTATAAAAAACCCGATGATCTGATCGGAGGAAGCGGATTGTTGAAACAGTTGACCAAGGCCCTTCTGGAAAGAGCACTGGAAACC is from Pseudomonadota bacterium and encodes:
- a CDS encoding IS256 family transposase, which produces MAIEKDLLDRLLADYKKPDDLIGGSGLLKQLTKALLERALET